A portion of the Hoplias malabaricus isolate fHopMal1 chromosome 1, fHopMal1.hap1, whole genome shotgun sequence genome contains these proteins:
- the dlc gene encoding delta-like protein C: protein MASVSTSSLFFLFSVAHLVYSSGVFELKVHEFRSARVQCDPSKVDCRIFVRVCLKHSQDVILPEPPCTYGTGLTEPFRTDHSSISNSAPIRVPFQFKWPGTFSLIIEVWSAESSSVQSTENQSNLISRLATKRTLAIGEEPAQDVHQGEQSVLRYSYYVACDEHYYGDSCSDYCRPRNDTFGHFTCDSTGNRMCVEGWKGDYCTEPICSSGCSEEHGYCTNPGECMCRLGWQGSLCDECTRHPGCLHGTCSQPWQCNCKEGWGGLFCNQDLNFCTNHKPCMNDATCTNTGQGSYTCACKPGFSGTNCEIETSECDSNPCKNGGSCNDLVNDYSCTCPQGFYGKNCEISAMTCADGPCFNGGTCIVDDKTGGYSCRCPPGYVGSNCEKKIDRCSSDPCLNGGQCLDSGHSLVCRCRPGFSGPRCEINIDNCARNPCRNAGTCVDGINDYTCKCTLGFSGKDCTIRADACTLQPCKNGGTCYTHITGPVCQCPPGFMGSRCEYSQPPTRVPPTNGGGSFPAALAVSFTLGLITLTLVLCAAIILLRQIRHGGKAPSTSVRNHLDTVNNRTSVISTTQSGFKEKEALLIPGGPYKVSNKDVALSSGILDKYANDKANNKQKMVDYNLINDEKLSKDKLDMKKSESSIFVPPSSFPKEGLYHPVYIIPEQMDPCVFATEV from the exons ATGGCGTCCGTCTCAACATCGAgcttgttttttctgttttcagttGCACACCTT GTTTATTCATCAGGTGTTTTCGAGCTGAAGGTTCATGAGTTCCGCAGTGCACGTGTCCAGTGTGATCCGAGCAAGGTCGATTGCCGCATCTTTGTGCGAGTTTGTCTGAAACATTCTCAGGATGTGATCCTGCCTGAGCCCCCTTGCACATACGGCACTGGCCTCACGGAGCCCTTCCGCACTGACCATAGCTCCATTTCCAACAGTGCTCCCATCAGAGTACCCTTCCAGTTCAAATGGCCG GGTACATTCTCCTTGATAATTGAAGTATGGAGTGCAGAGTCCTCTTCTGTGCAGTCTACTG aaAATCAGAGCAATCTCATCAGCCGTCTGGCCACCAAACGTACACTAGCCATCGGGGAGGAACCGGCCCAGGATGTACATCAGGGAGAGCAAAGTGTGCTGCGCTATTCGTATTACGTTGCCTGTGATGAGCACTACTACGGTGACAGCTGCTCAGACTACTGCCGGCCCCGCAACGACACGTTCGGCCATTTCACCTGTGACTCCACTGGCAACAGGATGTGCGTGGAGGGTTGGAAAGGAGATTACTGCACAGAAC CCATCTGCTCGTCTGGCTGCAGCGAAGAGCACGGTTACTGCACGAACCCCGGCGAGTGTATGTGCCGCCTCGGGTGGCAGGGATCCCTTTGCGACGAGTGCACCCGCCACCCGGGCTGCTTGCACGGCACCTGCAGCCAGCCCTGGCAGTGCAACTGCAAGGAGGGTTGGGGTGGACTATTCTGCAACCAGGACCTGAACTTCTGCACCAACCACAAGCCCTGCATGAATGATGCGACATGCACCAACACTGGCCAGGGCAGCTACACCTGCGCCTGCAAGCCTGGCTTCAGTGGCACAAACTGTGAGATTGAGACCAGCGAGTGTGACAGCAACCCCTGCAAGAATGGCGGCAGTTGTAAC GATCTAGTAAACGACTACTCGTGCACATGCCCTCAGGGCTTCTATGGGAAGAACTGCGAAATCAGCGCCATGACCTGCGCTGATGGGCCCTGCTTCAATGGAGGCACCTGCATTGTCGATGACAAAACTGGAGGCTACTCCTGCCGCTGTCCTCCTGGTTATGTAGGCTCCAACTGTGAGAAGAAAATCGACAGATGCAGCAGTGACCCCTGTCTTAATG GTGGACAGTGCCTAGACTCGGGCCACAGCTTGGTATGCCGGTGTCGTCCAGGTTTTAGTGGCCCACGGTGCGAGATCAACATAGACAACTGCGCACGCAACCCCTGTCGCAATGCTGGCACCTGCGTGGATGGCATCAATGACTACACCTGTAAGTGCACGCTGGGATTCTCCGGCAAGGACTGCACCATCCGTGCAGATGCATGCACCCTCCAGCCCTGTAAGAACGGCGGTACCTGCTACACCCACATTACAGGACCTGTATGCCAGTGCCCCCCTGGCTTTATGGGCTCTCGTTGTGAGTACAGCCAGCCGCCCACACGGGTACCCCCCACAAATGGTGGTGGCAGCTTCCCTGCAGCCCTTGCTGTTTCCTTCACCCTGGGCCTAATCACTCTGACCCTGGTGCTGTGTGCTGCCATCATCCTCCTGAGACAAATAAGGCATGGCGGCAAAGCCCCATCCACATCTGTCCGGAACCACTTGGACACAGTCAACAACCGCACCTCTGTGATCTCCACCACTCAGTCCGGCTTCAAAGAGAAAGAGGCTTTGCTCATACCTGGCGGGCCATACAAAGTGTCCAACAAAGATGTAGCCCTGAGCTCTGGCATCCTGGACAAATATGCAAATGACAAGGCCAACAACAAGCAGAAGATGGTGGACTACAATCTGATCAACGATGAGAAACTTTCAAAAGACAAGTTAGACAT GAAAAAGTCAGAGTCCAGTATATTTGTTCCACCTTCGAGCTTCCCTAAAGAAGGTTTATATCATCCTGTGTACATCATACCAGAACAAATGGATCCCTGTGTTTTTGCTACTGAG GTTTAA